A genomic stretch from Hemibagrus wyckioides isolate EC202008001 linkage group LG02, SWU_Hwy_1.0, whole genome shotgun sequence includes:
- the zgc:66474 gene encoding uncharacterized protein zgc:66474 isoform X3 has product MTKLQLLHRALNERLMAAVEQIMEMVGGTVLEYEEETVRARKENEILRRRLRWMEGENPTDWPDPAFSVPGETSLTDTLALESLIIKTEPIDSHEFQLYGPDTSLTASVCTANIEVVYPGTSAPADAAIPDSIVWDSAQSYMAPLDFDPTLSTMARNRSQRRSFACPDCGKVFGREQRLMFHMRIHSTERPYTYRRRKTCFYGDKKRKKKLRGLSKTSREFIEDLSDTSEQTEQSAGSANVGILASAGPSAQEVEPSEASDEASEHTSSSKLSETSAARPVGLKAKQGREKPKTAQCLQCNRAFTNVSRLAVHMKTHQKPLPSQDEQNLQGDIDSGSQHLQKVIRNNETEVEKAKAIGQRLFQCPECKKIFARSCWLTFHLKSHERERKRQKKKQLQNNKLKDVPQVTEKPKKDVATDSSKVNVLKKIFACPYCDKVFAREGWLGPHIRSHTVKKQNNDIISDAILPDSAKRRTRRVMTKPSNEGGNEQKKISEQSLGETENSEMVNEQPNNETPVSQNITPELKPNPKSEIIISNNLENASKESEIIGNETEKMTSKITEDSMPVPEESTLGTEESSAQKEEVKKNKKRFPCRECGKVYLLAGWLKTHKKMHKKERILEENRRQLMMMKEFGQDEKKEEGQSLVDTDVVEKKQKKKKKTLGLEESPDDKKKKKNQLTNAVVLETMANSSDVQTAAEKSKESGGETRGQCVCKDCGKVYARKNWLSLHMLGHRKSLMALPQKANDKAPKSDSQTTREGSSTEDSKGQKGKDGSKATFPCPFCDKVFPRAMRLMVHMQIHSGEKPYSYRQRKEQFYSEPTRPRVPDTDKQEPAVEGNDEKGKDGGNEVTRSQTSAVSQDHASTTEPVEIVQPQSVCTGRKFSLLPLQSSGAATIHSTALTRTESKTDSNFSLQPRIVLDPVIAEASHSTSSEGGDFKPVIVETSDIQMHQMPDLETNYAATGEQVKSPLAQTLLENSNPYTSQNTLAETDHSDVVCVKVGSPHKYYDNTFFCIADQQSSESPEHRKSEICLRKGQVESREYALIDVKQHKVFYDPELLDMDVESQESGSQIHTHRMPRCLGVVKAKNIPLHSEYLKYSIDGVCISDKKSVNDVALTTDPEVESSSSAVQQVSHTESGYMILSDVSDDDEWANVSNIPDEKGRKTLKISTPQPEGSADAGSFPSSSHKASDSDSDVMFMLEKTGEQNVPDGPLTYRDELAATSVQQTEEPCSTGQKRWFTCLACGLTFAGEASLTQHMKVHSVSAGTYQKSNAFKTLKKRVKNNETKLKQQVVQVQQTSKEERKASPVPSQTSEMKLQISDVWNSLKSSRGKAKIKLKKKHYCLYCRKPSLRMAQHLLSAHAKEPEVAKALSYDKKSKVRKQLLDLLQSKGNLLHKDVGMSRTLSEELLAANQASSPNSHGSCSAKQEKPNPQCLSSHVSDTHHSAAQLYADTESSASPCEDSGLVGEQLLAELESHDFTPDTSLFRNDHMNINTVYSSPADDQTETSKSEDKETDTDQSSQNGHTVENRRRSSRIQARPMRLKYSPLDEAESMSPSSKLHVCQHCGASFCRPYNLRRHEYTHTGERPFWCSECNVGFIQKYRYRNHRMIHHGDTQLRKYKDPSRRCNKRSRSGEKLHQLHQQQLHDSIAANSEPYCSAEERPDLTDTESGSLKNFHDE; this is encoded by the exons ATGACCAAGCTGCAGCTCTTGCACCGTGCTCTAAACGAGCGGCTGATGGCGGCGGTGGAGCAGATCATGGAGATGGTGGGCGGCACGGTGCTGGAGTATGAAGAGGAGACAGTGAGAGCACGCAAAGAGAACGAGATCCTCAGACGGAGGCTCCGGTGGATGGAGGGCGAAAATCCGACCGACTGGCCAG ATCCCGCTTTCTCCGTTCCTGGTGAGACCAGCCTGACAGACACATTAGCCCTAGAGTCCTTAATTATCAAAACGGAGCCCATTGACTCCCATGAGTTCCAGTTATATGGACCTGACACAAGTCTCACAGCATCAGTATGCACTGCCAATATAGAAGTGGTTTATCCTGGTACGAGTGCTCCTGCTGATGCTGCCATTCCTGACAGTATTGTATGGGACTCGGCACAAAGCTATATGGCTCCGTTAGACTTTGACCCCACTCTGTCTACCATGGCAAGGAACAGGAGCCAGAGGAGGTCGTTTGCCTGCCCGGACTGTGGTAAAGTATTTGGGAGGGAGCAGAGACTGATGTTCCACATGCGTATTCACTCCACCGAGAGGCCCTATACATACAGGAGGCGCAAAACGTGCTTTTATGGGGACAAGAAACGGAAGAAGAAGCTACGTGGCCTTTCCAAG ACATCCAGAGAGTTCATAGAGGACCTATCTGACACCTCAGAGCAGACAGAGCAGAGTGCAGGCTCGGCTAACGTCGGTATCTTGGCAAGCGCCGGCCCGTCTGCTCAAGAAGTAGAGCCAAGCGAGGCATCAGATGAAGCCAGTGAACACACCAGCAGCAGCAAGCTCTCAGAAACCAGTGCAGCCAGACCTGTGGGCCTTAAAGCTAAGCAAGGAAGAGAAAAGCCCAAGACAGCTCAGTGCCTGCAGTGTAACCGAGCCTTCACTAATGTATCACGGCTGGCAGTTCACATGAAGACCCACCAAAAGCCACTTCCCAGTCAAGATGAACAAAATCTACAGGGAGACATTGACAGCGGATCACAACATCTACAAAAG GTAATAAGGAACAATGAAACCGAGGTGGAAAAGGCAAAAGCAATAGGCCAGAGGCTGTTTCAGTGCCCCGAGTGCAAGAAGATCTTTGCTCGCTCCTGTTGGCTCACCTTTCACTTGAAGTCACATGAACGAGAACGTAAGAGGCAGAAAAAGAAGCAGCTTCAAAATAACAAGCTGAAGGACGTCCCCCAGGTCACGGAAAAG CCGAAGAAAGATGTAGCTACTGACAGCAGCAAAGTTAACGTACTAAAGAAAATCTTTGCTTGCCCGTACTGTGATAAGGTTTTTGCTCGTGAAGGGTGGCTTGGACCACACATTCGGAGTCATACAGTTAAGAAgcaaaataatgacattatttcTGACGCCATCTTGCCTGATTCTGCTAAGAGAAGGACTCGGCGTGTCATGACCAAG CCATCAAACGAAGGTGGCAACGAGCAAAAGAAAATCTCTGAACAGTCATTAGGAGAAACTGAAAATTCAGAAATGGTCAACGAACAGCCAAATAACGAGACTCCTGTGTCACAAAACATCACTCCGGAGTTGAAACCAAACCCAAAATCTGAAATCATAATTAGTAATAACTTGGAAAATGCCAGTAAAGAATCTGAAATCATCGGGAATGAGACTGAAAAAATGACAAGCAAGATAACAGAAGACTCGATGCCAGTCCCCGAAGAGTCCACTCTAGGCACTGAGGAATCTTCGGCACAAAAAgaagaagttaaaaaaaacaaaaagcgaTTTCCGTGTCGAGAATGTGGCAAAGTTTATTTGCTGGCCGGTTGGTTGAAGACCCACAAGAAGATgcataaaaaagagagaattttGGAGGAGAACAGGAGACAGCTAATGATGATGAAAGAGTTTGGGCAagatgagaagaaagaagaggGACAGAGCCTTGTGGACACGGATGTTGTGgaaaagaagcagaagaagaaaaagaagactcTGGGACTTGAGGAAAGTCCTGAtgacaaaaagaagaaaaagaaccaGCTTACAAACGCTGTg GTGCTGGAGACTATGGCTAACTCCTCTGATGTCCAGACAGCGGCAGAAAAAAGCAAAGAATCTGGCGGTGAAACCCGCGGCCAGTGCGTCTGCAAAGACTGCGGCAAAGTTTACGCTAGGAAAAACTGGCTGAGCTTGCACATGCTCGGCCACAGAAAATCACTGATGGCCTTGCCCCAAAAAGCAAACGACAAGGCCCCGAAAAGTGACAGCCAG ACGACACGAGAAGGATCATCCACCGAAGATTCTAAAGGTCAAAAGGGAAAAGACGGCAGCAAAGCAACATTTCCGTGTCCCTTTTGCGATAAAGTCTTTCCCCGAGCAATGCGGCTGATGGTACACATGCAGATCCACTCAGGCGAGAAACCGTACTCCTATCGACAGCGTAAAGAACAGTTTTACAGTGAGCCAACAAGACCCAGAGTGCCAGATACAGACAAACAGGAG CCTGCAGTAGAAGGCAATGATGAAAAGGGGAAGGATGGAGGAAACGAGGTGACTAGGAGTCAGACTTCTGCAGTGTCGCAAGACCATGCAAGCACTACAGAGCCTGTGGAAATCGTTCAACCTCAATCAGTTTGCACTGGCAGAAAATTCAGCCTCCTTCCTCTGCAGTCATCTGGTGCTGCTACCATCCACAGCACGGCTCTTACAAGAACCGAGTCGAAAACAGACAGTAATTTCAGTTTGCAGCCTAGAATTGTTCTAGATCCAGTTATAGCCGAAGCCAGCCACTCGACATCATCTGAAGGGGGTGACTTTAAACCAGTAATTGTGGAAACTAGTGACATTCAGATGCACCAAATGCCTGATTTAGAAACCAATTATGCTGCTACAGGTGAGCAGGTGAAGAGTCCTCTTGCTCAGACTCTACTTGAAAACTCAAACCCTTATACTAGCCAAAACACACTGGCTGAGACGGatcattcagatgttgtttGTGTCAAAGTAGGTTCTCCTCATAAATATTATGACAATACCTTCTTCTGTATAGCGGACCAGCAGAGCTCAGAGTCTCCAGAACACAGAAAGTCTGAAATCTGCCTAAGGAAGGGTCAGGTAGAAAGCAGAGAGTATGCTTTGATTGATGTGAAGCAGCACAAGGTGTTCTATGACCCAGAACTTCTGGATATGGATGTAGAATCACAAGAGTCAGGAAGCCAAATCCATACCCATAGGATGCCAAGGTGTCTTGGTGTTGTAAAAGCTAAAAATATTCCACTCCACTCTGAATATCTAAAATATAGCATTGATGGAGTTTGTATTTCTGATAAAAAGTCAGTCAATGACGTAGCTTTGACAACCGATCCAGAAGTTGAATCAAGTTCCAGTGCAGTACAGCAAGTGTCTCATACTGAGTCAGGCTACATGATCCTCTcagatgttagtgatgatgacgAGTGGGCAAATGTGTCGAATATCCCTGatgagaaagggagaaaaactTTGAAAATATCTACCCCACAACCTGAGGGGTCGGCTGATGCAGGATCCTTCCCGAGCTCCTCTCATAAAGCTagtgactctgactctgatgtAATGTTCATGTTAGAAAAGACTGGTGAACAAAATGTCCCCGATGGTCCACTCACTTACAGAGATGAGCTGGCAGCCACTTCTGTCCAACAAACAGAAGAGCCATGTTCCACAGGGCAGAAGAGGTGGTTTACATGTTTGGCATGTGGTTTAACATTTGCTGGTGAGGCCTCCTTGACACAGCACATGAAGGTGCACTCTGTGTCGGCGGGAACCTACCAGAAGTCAAACGCCTTCAAGACACTCAAGAAGAGGGTCAAGAACAATGAAACAAAGCTTAAACAACAAGTTGTCCAAGTTCAG CAAACAtcaaaagaagagagaaaagcatCACCGGTCCCTTCCCAGACTTCTGAGATGAAGTTGCAAATATCTGATGTCTGGAACAGTTTGAAAAGCAGCAGAGGAAAAGCTAAAATAAAGCTGAAGAAAAAACATTACTGCTTATATTGTAGGAAACCTTCCCTCCGAATGGCACAGCATCTCCTATCGGCACATGCTAAAGAACCAGAGGTGGCAAAGGCCCTTAGTTATGACAAAAAGTCAAAAGTAAGGAAACAGTTGCTGGATCTTCTGCAGAGCAAAGGAAACCTCTTGCACAAAGATGTGGGGATGAGTAGAACTTTAAGTGAAGAGCTACTAGCAGCTAATCAAGCGAGTTCACCTAACTCACATGGGTCATGTAGTGCCAAACAGGAAAAGCCTAATCCTCAATGTCTTAGCAGCCATGTTTCAGACACTCATCACAGTGCAGCTCAGCTTTACGCTGACACAGAATCTTCAGCTTCTCCCTGTGAAGACTCCGGGTTAGTCGGTGAGCAGCTACTTGCTGAGCTTGAATCGCATGATTTCACTCCAGACACCAGCTTGTTCAGAAACGACCATATGAACATAAACACCGTCTACAGCTCTCCAGCTGATGATCAGACTGAAACTAGCAAGAGTGAGGACAAGGAGACCGACACTGATCAAAGCAGCCAGAACGGACACACGGTAGAGAACAGGAGGAGGAGCTCTCGTATTCAAGCTCGG CCAATGAGGTTGAAGTACAGCCCTTTAGATGAAGCGGAGAGTATGTCACCCAGCTCAAAACTGCACGTTTGTCAGCACTGCGGCGCCAGCTTCTGCAGACCCTACAACCTCCGCAGACAtgaatacactcacacag GTGAAAGGCCTTTCTGGTGTAGTGAGTGTAATGTGGGCTTCATTCAGAAATATCGCTATCGAAACCACAGGATGATCCACCACG GAGACACACAGTTACGCAAGTACAAGGATCCATCAAGAAGGTGCAACAAACGATCTCGCAGTGGAGAGAAACTGCATCAACTCCATCAGCAG CAGTTGCACGACAGCATTGCAGCTAACTCTGAGCCTTACTGCAGCGCTGAAGAAAGACCTGACTTGACGGacactg AATCAGGCAGTTTGAAGAATTTCCACGATGAATAA